From the genome of Eucalyptus grandis isolate ANBG69807.140 chromosome 2, ASM1654582v1, whole genome shotgun sequence, one region includes:
- the LOC120290533 gene encoding uncharacterized protein LOC120290533, whose translation MEVLSGIILKHSSRPDFKFFWRCKAVGLSHLFFADDVFLFCEAHLPSATLLKEALNIFSSWSGLCPNSCKSEIFLAGGNPSLRNNILLELGFREGSLPVRYLGVPIITSRINKADCCTLVNRITARVQSWTHRFLSIAGRLQLIRSVLHAIQAYWASVFVLPTAVMEQIEKIFRQFLWKGPNLGRGGTKVAWDEVCLPNDEGGLGVRRLQDCNKASMLKHIWILFSDKEALWCRWVHSTFLKNKNFWVARKPTSRIPGPEELVDPKKEFQDGLLFGKLAMAKQPLRGLTTGTLEGP comes from the coding sequence ATGGAAGTGCTCTCAGGGATCATTCTTAAGCACTCCTCGAGGCCTGATTTCAAGTTCTTCTGGAGGTGCAAGGCAGTGGGTCTTTCACATCTcttttttgcagatgatgtcttccttttttgtgaGGCGCACCTTCCTTCGGCGACTCTCCTTAAGGAAGCtctaaatatattttcctcttggagTGGCCTTTGTCCCAACTCGTGCAAGAGTGAAATTTTCTTGGCGGGTGGCAATCCCTCCCTAAGGAATAATATTCTTTTGGAGTTGGGCTTTCGAGAAGGAAGCCTGCCAGTTCGGTACTTGGGGGTTCCCATTATTACTTCAAGGATCAATAAAGCAGACTGTTGCACCCTGGTCAATCGCATCACTGCAAGGGTTCAGTCTTGGACCCACCGATTTCTCTCTATTGCTGGTCGGCTTCAGCTTATCAGGTCAGTTCTTCATGCTATACAAGCCTACTGGGCTAGTGTCTTTGTTTTACCTACAGCTGTGATGGAAcagatagagaaaatatttagacaattcctATGGAAAGGTCCGAACCTAGGCAGGGGTGGTACTAAGGTAGCCTGGGATGAAGTTTGCCTTCCAAATGATGAAGGAGGGCTAGGTGTTAGGAGGCTCCAAGATTGCAATAAAGCTTCCATGCTAAAGCATATTTGGATCTTGTTTTCCGACAAGGAAGCGCTATGGTGTAGATGGGTCCACTCCACGTtcttaaaaaacaagaatttttggGTTGCTAGGAAGCCAACATCTCGGATCCCGGGCCCGGAAGAGCTTGTTGACCCTAAGAAGGAATTTCAGGATGGCCTTCTCTTTGGAAAATTGGCGATGGCCAAACAACCTCTCCGTGGTTTGACAACCGGCACCCTAGAGGGCCCTTGA